AAGAGCGCAGAAGAGCTGTGTCACCTTGCGGATGTCCTGACAACAACGTGGCGCGAAAACATCTCAGTCATCGGTGTAATTGCTACCACTGCCTTCTACTGGACGCTGGAGGGGACGAGGATACAATGCttctttagaagaaaaaaaaaaactcccagagtctcttatgtattcgcctaagacgactcgaaggcgaaagacatcttctttttcttcttagtcgatgtagtgatcctcCCCTACCCACCTCCAAGAGCTTTCtacccctaacgtggttttgcaatgaccgccaggatcagaggcattgcaagttttctgcatctGATCTTCATTTCCATCTCAGTGTATGTAATGATCCTCCACCGCCCCACTCCGAAATTTTTCTGCACTTATCGTGATTCTACACCACCTCCAGGATCGGACacattgcaggctttctgcacgtcaccttgttttgcgctgcctccgtgagcggcccacttttgaccaggggggggggtgccatgtgatgacgtcatcatgtgacgtcacattatatgacgctacagtgacgtcatgacggcgtcACAAATTTCGACTAACtgtaacgtcataatgacgcaccatggcgacgtcatcacgtgataatgattttgcgcatcactcgtgttaacgccgccAACACTGACGGTAAATtctcgcgttttatgaggcatctaaggctttcgtcttaaaaaaatAGCAGGAGGGGGAAGTGTCAAGGGCTGGTTACAACAGTGGCCGCAGCTGCTCGCCTGGCTTGATACAGGAGACCCATTTGAACTGGTCCATTGGATGCGATGGGCTGTTGCGAGCCGTGCTCGCTAACCTTTGGGTTATCCCAACTTTTCACGCTACCGTTCTCGTTGAGAGCCATGTGCCATGCAGACTGGTGTAGTGTGAAGCGATATTAGTCCCTAATTAGTTATGTGCTCTTAGATCACGCGGCCTGTTTGAACAACAGGTGAGAAGTGAAAATGTCGGCAAAAAACTGAAGAAATCGGCTACACAGATGTGAAAACTCAGCAACAAAAACAGCTGAGTACTAAAAAAAGGCACACTGGACAGATTGGGAAGATAGAATGCGCTGAGCGAGGAGTGTTCTGCTTACAAAGTAGTGATGCCACATATGTGTGATGTCCGTCGATTTCTTTTAATGATGTGAATTTAAATGGTCAGTAGACAGAAAAACTATGTTTTTCTCGTAGTAGTTCTCGATAAAacgagaagacgctcgatatgcgGGAAAATCCGCAAAAATGAAAAAGTACacatggcgacgccaccttgacgcTTCCGCACCAATTCGCCGTGAGAAAATAGATTTTGCAGAATCTGCTAGGGCCTGTATAACTGTTTATCGACAATGATTTACATTATGGTCTTAGGTAGATATCGACATAACATAGCAAGAATAAGGAAGCTTTATGAAGCTGATGCGACCAAAAtacgaaatctgtgacgtcacacggtTTTCGTCGAGAGCCAGAGACCGTACATAACGACTTGGAGGAAATTTTATCAAGCAAATGCGACCTAACTACAACCtttatgacgtcacacacacactCAAGAGCTGATGTTTTTGCTGAAATATTATTCGGACAAGCCTCTTGTTAGTtacaagcacggtgtaagatgtTTGCATCTTACACTGTGCATGGCTACGAGCAATAAAGAGATGACAAACGCAATGAAGTTTTGGCTTGCATGTTATTTTACCCGCGCTCGGAAAGTGGAAGGCGAGtgcctcacttgcctttcccacctccttggtaTATATTACacaatgcatggctatgctatgttttctttctgtatctctttctgtttctgtctttctttctctttctctctatcttgtactcgttctcttgcccatagAAACGCAATAATACGGTTCATATAAATGCTTCTTTTGCTGGCGTTCCTGGATAGCCGACTAATTACGACGCTCGCCATCGGATCGTGGGTACTCGGGTTCGAAGCCAGCaccgccaagaaattttatttttatttatttattttacctcctctccacttctgttctcatttcctcctcctttccttccacaACGCGTTGCTAGGCACAGACGTGccaggtggttgctaggcaacgtgcAGTGACTGCAACAGAACAGGGCGAGCTTCTGCGAACGGTTTGTAGCCGAACATCGAGTTAGCTCCGCTGTTTGAGCACGAGCTTAAAAAGCTCCGCCCCCTgacgaacgcagattgagttcttttttatttctttatctctctctatatcggtctcgctcctcctttcccttctcctaacACTCGCATTATTCATCCTCACCctaacttctctttcccacccctcgctatGCTATAtggtacatggctatgctatggtttgccctcctcctttttttCCTCCTAATTTCCCTTCTCACCtttacatcagtcctcctcaatCTCACTTCAATAAACTTTACTAAAGAAGGCTATGgcatgctttaccttctcccgtGCCCCTTTCCTTCCaactcacactcacttccctttcacatgCCCTTGCTATGCTctgcatggttatgctatgcttggagctgcttggcacatacccacattcggtggcgcatacccgccaagTTTTCTGTAACGCCGGCCTCACTCCGAGCTCAAACAGTTCCAATGTTACAACTTCGTTATCAAGACAAATTACCCATAGCCATTAGTAAGGGTCCCACACGATAACTTCCCTATATATGCTGAACGTAATCTTTTGCGGGAAGTTGATTGTACAGCGTTTAAGACCTTCATCGGGTGCAGGACTCTGCTTACGCAATAAGGTCCAGCCTCTTTCGGTTTTCTGTTGCACAATCAATCGAACATCGCAGAATTTTGAGAAAAATACACCTATGGTATTTTGGAAGTATTAAATGCTGCTAGGGCTAAATTCTAATTGCCATTATAAATCACCGCACATTCTGATATCGGAAATGTGCAGTTTAATTACAAGGCGTCGACGTATTTCCGCGACTCTTAAACGATTCCCGTAATAAAACAAATGGACCTAACTTTATAATTTAAAGCAACATAAGGTACTTATTCAAAATGTTCATGATAGCGTTACTATGGTTGCAGTAAACTAACAAATAAGGCAGCACAAGAGCCCGTTGGACGGAACGCGCCGGAAGCAGAGATAATTGGGTGCATATGCTTCAAAGAGATTTTTATGAAGAAAACAGCCTATCAGATATATGCTAGGTTGTTTAGATGGCCAAAACTCTTATTTTTGTACAAATGTTGCTCTGCATTTTTGCGCAAATGTATTTCCCATGGACAGGTATAtagtttcttttcttgctttaagAAAATTTGCGTGATATTTGCAAACAAAAAACATAGACTGAGGAAACCTTCAGAAACCTTCAAAAACCTATTGGATTCATGGAGCGACCCTTAAAGATCTACCAAAAATTCCCGGCACTGTTGAGTTGCCTATATGTCAGCTGTTAAACGTTGCTAGCGATTGTTGGCAGATGCAGAGGCGCGCGGAAACTGTCTTTCGGAAATAGAGAGTGGGGAATGTGTGTTAGCAATTACCAAGTTTCTTTTAACGTAATAACCTTACTAAATGTTACATTAACAAGGTACGAATTTTCGTGATTCCGAACTCCATATAGAGTACTAAAGGCCCGGGGTGTACTCGTCTTACACAGGAAGAACGTTCATCGTATGGTAGAATTCAAGAAAACTGTTTTCTGTCGTGATTAGGGAATTGACAAAAGTGGTCAAACGATAGTTTTCTCGTAAGTTAACAGCACGATCTTTTTTACACCGGACACGACTATAGCCCAGGTAggtactcgtttttttttcttggaaatgATTGAGTCTGATACACCGTTGCCGAAAGGAGCCGAAGTTGTCACTTATACACTTACAAGACAAACTGTTTCACACACTGTTTGTCATAACAACTGATAAGGCAGGGAGCAGACGATTCAAGTAGACCAGGCAGATAACGTGGGGCTCTTTTTCGAGCCGACTTCTCTAGTTTCATCGAGGCCACAGAGATAGATCGCGCTAAGAGGTTGACCAACTCTTTGGATTCTCCGTCCCCTGTGACTCAGTAGAGGAGGCTCACGCGCACTATAAGAATCATTGCAACCGTGGCCTGCGAAAACTACTATCCAGATTCTGCCAAGCTTCACGACCGTCCACAGCGGGAGGATTGCTCTTGGGAGGTGTCCTTAGCGGTTGTTCACTTCAGTGTCCTCGTGATTCTACGCGGAGAAAAACGTACCTTTGTCAGGTAAGCCATAAGCACTCGTGGATTGTATTCGGACAGTCATTTATTGGCGGAACTTTCGCTGTGTGCTATAAAATGGCTACTTACTTTCTGCGGAAGCCAATTAATCGGTTTTTTGTTCTCATAGCTCGTCCTTTCTTCTTAGGAGAACCGAATGACGAGCTCGCAAGCTGGGGATTCATTCGGCATCTAGAATTATGTGCGCTACTTTTGCACTATAAGCTCTTCTTAGCGGTCGAAAAGTACAAGAGCGTCGAGTTCAGGTTATGGTTCGACTATCAACTATAACtaatttgaagatttttgtaaTATCATTCGAAAACATATATCTGCTTATAGTTCAAGTATGAAGAGGTTTACGCAGTAGTCTTTTCAACGCACAGACGTCTAATAGATGTAGTTGGAATTTCACGTAAGAACTTTGTAAGGAAGTACCGTATCCCTTCTTGTAGCGCTATTCTAAGTGTTTATTACTTTACCTAATATCTGGTGTGGCAAACTTTTCTTCGCCTTTTGACGCGTTGGTATGCGCTAGTTTCTCCTCTCGCCCCAGTTTCTCCTCTCCCTTaaagaggagaaaatgaagttgaaCAATGTTGGAGGTCGAGCGAAGGGACGTAAAAATGAAGGCCAATTTTTGTTAAGTTTGTTTGGTGGATCGACACTATTATTGAAGTAAGAGAACGACCAGTCAGGAATCCTAGCTGTTATGAAATTTGTCGCAACTAGGCTAACATTAAGCAGGGATTTTAGCATCGCGTCTCCGATGATCCACATTATTGTTTACCCATCATCTTTCCTCATGTTACAGTTGTCACCATGAAGGTAATCATCTGCCTTGCGGGGCTTTTGGCACTCTGCTCTGGCCAAGAGGAGCACAAGGTGACCGCGGCAAATAATGAGTTTGGGTTCAAACTCCTCGGTCAAATACCAGTTTCGCCCCAGACGAACCTGTTCTACTCGCCGTACAGCGTTTCCACAGCGATGGCAATGGCCTACGTCGGTGCCAGGGGAGAGACTCAACGCGACCTTCACGAGACACTGGGCTACTCGTCTGTGGGCCTAACACCCGACCACGTGCCCAGCGCCCACGCCCAGCACACGCATCTGCTACGTGCGCCTTCAAACTCGACCCTTCGCGTTGCCAACGCAGCCGTCTTCCAAGAGAGTTACAGTTCGACACCAGAGTATGTGGAAATCCTTCGCCAGTCTTTCGAGGCCGAAGTGAGCTTTGCGAGCCTGAACGACGAGCATTCCGTGAGAGTCATCAACGACTGGGTCAAGAACAAGACAGAGCAGAAGATTGAGGAGCTGCTCAGCGAGCCTCTTCCTCCCGACACGAGGCTGGTTCTCCTGAATGCAATCTACTTCAAGGGTCTGTGGAACGTTCCTTTCGATGCGAGAGGAACGTCGAGGAAACCATTCTTCAACGCGGGTACAGAAAGAGTGGAGGTCGACACGATGAATGCTCGGCTCAGAGTAGGGTACGCCGGCGACGACGAGTCGAACGTCGATGTTCTCGACCTGCCTTACGCCAGGCTCGACTACAGCCTGACGATTATTCTTCCGAGAGAGAGGACCGGTGCGGACGCACTGAGGCAAAATCTATCGTGGCCAGTCTTCCAACGCCTTCTGTCCACGCTCAACATGAATACTCGCGTGGCTGTGGCGCTGCCCAAGTGAGTACGAAAGGCGAGACATTCTATACGTAATACTAAGTTACGAAAGCAGTCGCTCCAGAAAGTTAAAACGTTTTGCGCTATGTTCCCAAACATTCGCACGAGAAGCTAAATGTTGCGTGAAGATAGCGATGAAAAATAGATGTTATATGGCGCATGCTGTAGCGAGAGCGCATGTGCTTTCGCTGTGTTTCCGTTCCTACACAAGTGGTTGGGTCCGCTTTCGCTGTTCACTCCCCATTAATTGCTTCCTATTAGTCATTTCTGTAGCATTGAAGTGATTTGTTTTTTAATCACCAATCTTCTGCAAAAACGGAGTGTCTTGGAGCTTCTGTCCTTGACCTTGCCTTAAAACTAGGTTCGGGTGCTCTGAAATTTTCAagttaaaaaacaacaaatgtGTTATTATAGAAGTCGTAGTACGTGGCTCCTGATTTACTTTGTTTTCAGTGGTAAACGACATCAAGCATACATAATGCGATGTGCGTCAATTCCGGTAGCCTAACTTCAAGGGCATTTGCAGTTCTTGCTGAGAAAAGACAAGCGGTAAAGCCGTTCAGTCCCACTCGGCCCAGGGAAGGGCCGACAAGAGTAGATGTGCTTTTAAAACCGCTACCCTGCATTCAGAAATATGAAGCGGACGCTAACGATGTGACGAATAAAAATGAAGAGCTGGCAAAAGGAGAAAGCCCACTATCCATCGGCCGTATTATGTCCGCGCATCTAGCCCACTGTGAAGTCCTAAGGAATTTCGCAAGGCTGTTGTCAGCTCCGAAGTTATAGTGTCTGGTTCTGTGACTTGAACAGCGTCCTCCGACACTGATTGGCTGCTAATTACAAGAAAGAAGTTATACAATCGACGTCGGTCCGGGCCTTATGTTGGCTAGGCATAAAATGCGTGTTACTTGCGTTTTACGTGCCTGACGAGGTCTGCAGTCAGCAGTACTCTTAATCGATCAGTAGCGGGTAGCTTACATAGAAACAATGCTCAGGTGCACCCATCGCAAGAAGCATTACTTGGCTTCATGCGACCTTCACGGATACGCGTTCTTCTCAGTCTGCATCGAAGGTAGGCCAGTTGATGTGATGAGCCCCAGCTCACTACCTCATTGCATGACTGACATAAGCAGCGAGTTGATATACGGTCGCGGCTAAGACTTGCGCACTATTCCGAGGTAATGAAGTGCCAACCGGCTTCACTCTCAGTGAGTTCTTTGCCGACATCACAGCGTAATATAGCGTGGATTGACACATTAAGACTTGACAACGTCCCCACTGCCACAAGTAACGGGAATCTATATGAGTTCCAATCTAATAGGGCTCTTTGTAGATAAACAATTCATTGACCTGCGCCGCTGAATTGTTACAAGAACAATCTCCTTCTCCGAGCGTGCCAGACCTAGCATGAAACGCACAACCTCATGTACTGAAGCCAGTTCTTTATAGTTATGGTTGTCGATTTTTGGTCCAGTCTAAATTGCCCAGCAATGACCACTTCCTGAATATCGAAGCAGTAAAACCGATGTAGCCGTAGATGGCTAGATATATCTCATTACAGGTAACACCGCGATGTCACCGTCAGTAAGGACAGGTTTCGAAGAACGGCGAAACTAATCATCAGCGAAAAAAAGCGTTATTTGCCCATACTCGATATAAGCGCAGGTGACTGAAGTAAACGACTGGGTTGTATAGAAATAGCGAGCTCAATGCGGAACCTATAATTTTGCGATGAAGTCAGTCGAACACACAAAGCATTTGTTAAGCAAAAACACTTTTTAAAGTAGAAGAATAATCGAAGTCAACCAAACTACCCAGTCTCGGAACGTAGCCAATGAAGGCGTTTGTTTTGATACGCCCTTACGAGCACGTGCTTACCGCATTTAGTAAGAGGCATGAAACCTTGAGATATCGATTTAACGCGCACTTCACGCTGTAAACGTCGTgatttacatgttttttttttctttctccgacATCAGGTTCAAGATTGAGGGCTCGTACAAACTGAAGGCCCCCCTGTCGGCGCTCGGAGCCTCGAAGGCCTTCGACGAGCGCCATGCCGACTTTTCCGGCATCAGCGGCGCCCGTGACCTGGTCATATACGACGTCGTACACAAGGCCGTGGTCGAGGTTAACGAAGAAGGAAGCGaagctgccggcgccaccgcagTCATCTTCCAAACCAAGAGCGCAGGAGGCGCCATTCGATTTGTGGTCGACCACCCATTCCTCTTCTTCATCCGCAACAGGCTCACGGGAGACGTCCTGTTCGCGGGTCAAGTGAACCACCTCGAGGGCGACGGCGCAACGTCACTCCAATGATGGCGTATCACTTGTGATTAGATGGGCGCAAAGCAGCTACAAATTGATGGTCGGCGCATCGACAAGTAGACCAATTTTCGAGTAGACCAAAAAAAGGGGCTATAAGAGAGTAACTTTTGGTTTTTTGTCCCGGCACCATTTCTTACTCTGTAAAACCCGCAGCAAACTTGCGCGAGTTATCACGTCCGGCGGCTAACTGATTACGACGTCACTACAGGAGCCGTTTGGACGTACGGTCTTTCTTTAATGGAACTTGAGCAAGTTCTCAGCTTCTGAGGAGCGTTTCGAATAATCAAGACGCCAGTTATTTTCTTTGAAACGCTCACGTAGGGAACAAGCAGTCCCGTTCGTAGACAGTGCACGCGGTTCACTCGATTAATTGTTTTATTGCTCTTGTTGTAATGTACCTAAAAGTGCGGTCTTTTCTCGGCATATCTTTAATAAGCGTATGCACAAAACATACGGGAAGCCTTGAATACTGCAAAAAAAGGCATCATTTGTGAATAGAGTTTCTTGATTCTGTACGAAGCTGACTCGCCGCGGACTTCAATGTTTCCTCTCAAGTCAAAACCACCGGCCTACGCAGAATACACTCACGAAAGTGCAAAACGTAGCGCTGAAGCACAGCCGGACTATTGCTTTGACAACAAATAAAGACCTCTAAACTCGGTGTGCTATGTCCAAACCgttctttttctccttctcttaTATAGAGTGTCGAGATCGTCGTTCAGGCCACATTCGCATCTTCTGTTTCCCACTCGCCGTGTGGAGAATAAGAAAACTGCCATTTTCTAAGCACTGAAAGCAAGAGCAAGGttaagacgggaacaaacagcgctgaacACGGGCCTGAGAGAGAACTACGGACTGGAGCGCTGAGCAAACAACCGCTGGTTTATTGCTGGGATATGCAATACATGCAGAATACTTGCGCAAAAGACCAACAAAAATACAGCATCTGCGCAGAGATAGGTGTCCAGCGCTCTTTGATCTcgtcttaatcatgtaccaatCAGCTCAGTTAGGCGCACTCCTGAAAAACCAGGTTTAACATTTGAGGAAGGCGGCCCACAAGAATACTCACATGATGAGAAATGTTGCCAGCGGAACTGCAGGCGCCGAAACCTTGATAGTGCACGAGACTCGAAAAACCGTCGGCGTAAGCTTCTCTTATCGTTGCTCATGGTGCGGCATGCACGACGACGTCGTATGCACACAACCTCTCAGCATAAACGCGGAGGAGGTGTGTCACCTTGTTGATGTCCGGACAACGTCAAGGCGCGAAAACACCTCAAGCATTGGTATAATTCTTAAAGCTTCGGCTTATACTTGCCGCTGTGGAATAATGAACTTGTGCCTTGGATGCGATGAGACGTTGCGAGCCGCAATCGCTAACCATTGAGTTACCCCAAACCCCTAAACCATTCGCTCTACCGTTCCCGTTGGGAACCTTGTGTCATGCGGATTGGTATAATGTGAAGCGAATAGTAGTCACTAATTAGATATGTGCCCCTAGATTACGCGGCCTGTTTAGACAACAGGCAAGAAGTGAACATGTCGACAAAGAAACATGAAATAGACTACACCGAAGCGAAGAATCACTAACGAAAACAGCTGAGTGCGAAAAAAAGGCTAAATGAACCAATTGGGAGCAAAGCGTGCACTAAGCGAGCAGTGTTCAATAATTAGTGATGCCACGTATGTGCGGTGTCCGTCAATTTCGTTTAGTGATATGAAGTTAAATTTCTGTATAGAGAAAAAAAGATTgttttcttgcattagtaaatTGCCCGTTCAATATACCTCTAGAAGGCGATTGCTACGCGGGAAAATCagcaagaaagaacaaaaaaggtaCACATGGCGACGCCACGTTGACGTTTCCGCACCGATTCACCATGAGGTTGTAAATTTTGATATCGTCCGCTGGGGCCTATATAAGTGTTCAGCGGTTACAATGATTTGCATTATGTACTAAGAGAGCATAACATAGCATGATCAATACAATTTTATGGAGCCGGTGTGGCCTAAACACGGAATCTGTGTCGTCGCGTGGTTTTCGTAGGGAGCCAGAGACCGTACATaacaattttgacgacattttatGAAGCCAGTGCGTCCTAACTACAATattcatgacgtcacagcgagATTCAGGTGCTCAAGTTATggcacgaaattaaaaaaaaaaatgaagctgtAACGATCATTTTCTCATCTCATGATAAAcgtatgatggcaaaattaacgacagtaGAGTTACGTCTGAAATAGTTCAGTGGTTCGGTTTAGTTTCTCTTCGCAGTAAAGATTGGCGAGTTCAAGTGGCGCTCACGGCTTCTCGCTCGGCAAAGAAATATTGAAAGTAAACGAGATATAACAGCATTGAAGTCACTTTGAGAACAAGAATATGCAGGGATGAATGACTCGTATATTAGTACAGCAACAAATGTTTgtcattgagagagagagagagagggatagacGAAACTTTATTTTTGCCCTTGCTGGGGTCATGAGAAGCGCAACGTTGAAGTGGGTCAAGATAAGAAAGTATCTAGTAGTTGTTATTATAAACCTCTCTTGCGGCCAACGACAAGGGCACACGTGCTTTCTGAAATTCGAGCGCAAGTTAAGATTATCTTTCGACAGATGCTCCTTTTTTTAAGTTGCTTCATAGGCTTCAACTAGCAGCAGAGATATACAACACCTCGGTTGGTCTGTCAAGCGTAGCCTTCGCGTTATCCTCTCTCTTAAACCCTGCGCCTGTGCCCACGTCCAACTGAGCTCAAAAGTCTTCTAACACGCATCGCGTGAGGACATATCTAGCGGTTTTTTTCCAACCCTTAAACAAATTTTTACTACACTAAAGGCTTTCATTCCCTTTTGGTGCTTCGCCAAACCATGGAGCTTCGTCAGGTACGTGTAACTTCCTCTCATTCAGGCACTGTGTTTTACATTAATATGACTTTCAGAAGTGCATAGCTTTGCGCCGCTGTATAATTTAGGAACGCTAACCACTGAGTTCCATCCTATGCATCGTTTCAAGTCGAAGTTCACCGATCGAAGGCCGAACTTTGCGATGCACGTTGTTATGTTTTCGTTAACATAGGCAAACGAATATCGGTGCGTAAGTCTACGCTATATGTCCAAGTGAATTAAGACAGACGAAATTCGTGGCTTAACAATGTCCCACAAAACTCTTGTTAGCGTTACACAACAATTAATGTTTGCTGCGCCATCAGAGCCTCATCATTTCTTTATTTGCTACGAATACTGTACGTGGTAAAATAATGCCTCTTTTAAGCAATGGAGGATACTAAGGCAACGAAGCAGCACATAATTATGGGAGATTCCCATTCGGATTACCCTTCTGCATTTCTGCAAGCACAGGCTTTCGTCTTCCGTTCTGTTAAGGCCTATTGCAGTAGAGTGGTAAATTGCGGCAAATCTATGGCGACGGCCAAAACCAGCTGACATTTCTGTGCTGCTTTTGTGTGCTATAGTATAGGAGTGTTAACACAGGGGTGTTACATGGAATACCTGCCTTTACTAAGAGGAAAGGCAGTGCAGTGTGTGCAACTATGCAAAACACTCGCGCTGTTTTGGTTTTTTTCGGCAGCTCGTTATGAAGACCGTCATCTTCATCGCCTGGTTCGTGGGGGTTTGCGTCGCTGAAGAAGAAACGAAGATTACCAGTTCCGGCAACGTGTTCGGTCTCGGGCTCCTCCAAGAAATCCCTGCCTCGCCTCAAACCAACATCTTCTACTCGCCGTACAGCGTGTACACGGCATTGGCCATGGCCTACGTTGGTGCCAGGGGCGACACACAACACGATCTGCACGAGGTGCTTGGTTACTCGACGGCAGGCTTGAGCCCCGAAAATGTACCGAGCCTCCACGCCAGGCACACGCGTCGTCTGCGTGAGCCTTCGAACTCGACGCTCCTCGTCGCCAACGCGGCTGTCGTTCAAACGGGCTACAACGTGCAACGTCATTACCTAGACACGCTCAGAGATTCCTTCGGTGCCGAAGTAAGCACAACAGATTTGGCCGATGTCCAGTC
This window of the Rhipicephalus sanguineus isolate Rsan-2018 chromosome 2, BIME_Rsan_1.4, whole genome shotgun sequence genome carries:
- the LOC119383028 gene encoding intracellular coagulation inhibitor 1 isoform X2; translated protein: MKVIICLAGLLALCSGQEEHKVTAANNEFGFKLLGQIPVSPQTNLFYSPYSVSTAMAMAYVGARGETQRDLHETLGYSSVGLTPDHVPSAHAQHTHLLRAPSNSTLRVANAAVFQESYSSTPEYVEILRQSFEAEVSFASLNDEHSVRVINDWVKNKTEQKIEELLSEPLPPDTRLVLLNAIYFKGLWNVPFDARGTSRKPFFNAGTERVEVDTMNARLRVGYAGDDESNVDVLDLPYARLDYSLTIILPRERTGADALRQNLSWPVFQRLLSTLNMNTRVAVALPKFKIEGSYKLKAPLSALGASKAFDERHADFSGISGARDLVIYDVVHKAVVEVNEEGSEAAGATAVIFQTKSAGGAIRFVVDHPFLFFIRNRLTGDVLFAGQVNHLEGDGATSLQ